In Pleuronectes platessa chromosome 5, fPlePla1.1, whole genome shotgun sequence, a single genomic region encodes these proteins:
- the fzd9b gene encoding frizzled-9b: MSMDGCALKVGIFLWCLLVISGSSFEIGSYDLERGRPAKCEPISIPMCQGIGYNLTRMPNFMDHDDQKEAAIKLNEFAPLVAYGCDVHLRFFLCSLYAPMCTDKVSTSIPACRPMCEQARERCAPIMKKFSYTWPDSLDCSKLPTRNDPNALCMEAPENETRTEVKKGEGMLLVPPRPRQPGTSGARSPGIVGSCENPDKFQFVEKSQSCAPRCSPAVDVFWSRQDKDFAFIWMTVWSTLCFVSTAFTVLTFLLEPHRFQYPERPIIFLSMCYNVYSVAFIIRSVAGAENIACDREHGELYIIQEGLESTGCTIVFLILYYFGMASSIWWVILTLTWFLAAGKKWGHEAIEAHSNYFHMAAWGIPALKTIIILTMRKVAGDELTGLCYVGSMDSGALTGFVLIPLSCYLVIGTSFILTGFVALFHIRKVMKTEGTNTEKLEKLMVKIGIYSILYTVPATCVIVCYFYERLNMDYWKLRGLQMKCGSFNGHSGECSLQASVPTVAVFMLKIFMSLVVGITSGVWVWSSKTLQTWQGLCSRKLTDRTSSRKPCSGVSCGSTHCHYKSPAVVLHMAKTDLHSDNPTHV, encoded by the coding sequence ATGAGCATGGATGGTTGCGCGCTGAAGGTGGGGATTTTCCTCTGGTGCCTGCTGGTGATTTCAGGCTCCAGCTTCGAGATCGGCTCCTACGACCTGGAGCGCGGCAGACCGGCCAAGTGCGAGCCCATCTCGATCCCCATGTGCCAGGGGATCGGCTACAACCTGACCCGCATGCCCAACTTCATGGACCACGACGACCAGAAGGAGGCTGCCATCAAGCTGAACGAGTTCGCCCCCCTGGTGGCCTACGGCTGCGACGTGCACCTCcgcttcttcctctgctccctctacGCCCCCATGTGCACGGACAAGGTGTCGACCTCCATCCCCGCCTGCAGACCCATGTGCGAGCAGGCCAGGGAGAGGTGTGCCCCCATCATGAAGAAGTTCAGCTACACCTGGCCCGACTCGCTCGACTGCTCCAAGCTGCCCACCAGGAACGACCCCAACGCCCTGTGCATGGAGGCACCCGAGAACGAAACCAGGACGGAGGTCAAGAAGGGCGAGGGCATGCTTCTTGTGCCCCCTCGCCCCAGGCAGCCGGGCACCAGCGGCGCCCGCTCACCGGGGATAGTGGGCTCCTGCGAGAACCCGGACAAGTTCCAGTTCGTGGAGAAGAGCCAGTCGTGTGCGCCTCGCTGCTCCCCGGCTGTAGATGTCTTCTGGTCCAGACAGGACAAGGACTTTGCCTTCATCTGGATGACGGTGTGGTCCACCCTCTGCTTCGTCTCCACCGCGTTCACTGTTCTGACCTTTCTCCTGGAGCCCCACCGCTTCCAGTACCCAGAGCGGCccatcatcttcctctccaTGTGCTACAACGTCTACTCCGTGGCCTTCATCATCCGCTCGGTGGCAGGAGCTGAAAACATCGCCTGTGACCGGGAGCATGGCGAGCTCTACATCATCCAGGAGGGGCTGGAGTCCACAGGCTGCACCAtcgtcttcctcatcctctacTACTTTGGCATGGCCTCCTCCATCTGGTGGGTCATCCTCACCCTCACCTGGTTCCTTGCTGCGGGAAAGAAGTGGGGCCACGAGGCTATCGAAGCCCACAGCAACTACTTCCACATGGCTGCTTGGGGCATCCCTGCTCTAAAgaccatcatcatcctcacaaTGAGGAAGGTGGCCGGCGATGAGCTGACAGGGCTGTGCTACGTAGGCAGTATGGACTCAGGGGCCCTCACAGGCTTcgtcctcatccctctctcctgctaCCTGGTCATCGGCACCTCTTTCATCCTCACGGGCTTCGTGGCTCTCTTCCACATCCGCAAGGTGATGAAGACGGAGGGCACCAACAcggagaagctggagaagctcatgGTGAAGATTGGCATCTACTCCATCCTCTACACGGTGCCTGCCACCTGCGTCATAGTCTGCTACTTCTACGAGAGGCTCAACATGGACTACTGGAAGCTGAGGGGGCTGCAGATGAAGTGCGGCTCGTTCAACGGCCACAGCGGCGAGTGCTCGCTGCAGGCGTCCGTGCCCACTGTGGCCGTGTTCATGCTCAAGATCTTCATGTCGCTGGTGGTGGGCATCACCAGCGGAGTGTGGGTCTGGAGCTCAAAGACCCTGCAGACCTGGCAGGGCCTGTGCAGCAGGAAGCTGACGGACAGGACTAGTAGCAGGAAACCCTGCAGCGGCGTGAGCTGCGGCAGCACGCACTGCCACTACAAGTCTCCTGCTGTGGTTCTGCACATGGCCAAGACTGACCTGCACTCAGACAACCCCACACACGTCTGA